A window of Flammeovirga kamogawensis genomic DNA:
GTTTTTCTGCAGATGGGGTTTCTTCTAAAGATTATAATACTTCGCCAGTAAATACTGATTTATCTATTGGTACAATTATTCACGAGAATGGTCATATGTTATGTAAATGGCCAGATCTTTATAAATATTCTAGCTCTACAGGTACGAGTGGAATTGGTAATTTTTGTATCATGGCAGGTTATGGAAGTACTAAAAACCCAATTCCTCCTAACCCTTATTTTAGATGGTTAGCAGGTTGGACAGCTGTAACTAATATTTCTAATTATAATGGAACTATAAATGAAACAGCCAATGATAACACTATTTATAAGTACGACCACCCTACTAAATCTACTGAGTTTTTTATGATAGAAGCTGTTCAGAAAAATGGCCATAGCACTTATTTACCAGATGAAGGTTTAACAATTTGGCATATAGATAGAACAGGGAATAACCAAACTTGGAATCATGAAGTTTGGTTGGAACATGCAAATAATACAAGAGATACGCACAGTGGAGCATGTTGGCACGATGGAGGAAATGAAAGATTTAATGATACTACTTTGCCTAATTCAAATTGGTTAGATGGATCTTCTAGCGAATTAGAAATTTCTGAAGTAAGTAGAGCGGCAAATATTATGACTTTCAATGCTGTAGGAAATGGGGCTGAATGTACTAACCATGAGGTTGTAGATATTACTGTTTCTCCGCAGATAACGACATTATTCAGAAATCAAACGGTTCAACTATTAGCTATTCCATTAAATGAATGTGGAGGCATGGAAAATGTTGATATTACATGGTCTGAAAATGCACCTTCTGGCTTATTTACGGCTATAGAATTTGGTGTATATACAATCACCGCAAATGTAAATAATGTATCTACTTCTGTAACTATAAATGTTGTTGAAGATCCGAATAATTGCTCAGATTCAAGTATTATAGATTTAGTCCTCACTCCTAGTACTAAAACTATTTTTATAGGAGAACAATTAACTTTAGAAGCTATTGGTTTTAATAAGTGTGGAGGTGAAACTACTCTATCACCTATTTGGAGTTTAAATGCACCAAATGGAGTTTTTGATGCAACAGAACAGGGAGTTTATGAGATAACTGTAAGTGTAGGTCAATTAATAACGAACGCTATTGTTACGGTGTTACCAGAAAATGCTACTTTAATTAGTAATAGCGAACAAGGAAATATCTCTTTTATGAATACAGAATGGTATGCACATGATGATGGAATAAATGGAAGATCAACTGTTACTCCATCTAATCCTTTTGAAATGGTAAATGGAGGTGCTAATGGTTCTGATTATTCAGCTAAAATTAAGTATAATTTAAATCAAGGTTCACTTTCTTATAATCCTTTTGTTGCTTTTGGGTTTGACATGAAACCAGACGGTACAGATTATAATTTAACAGGGTCGTCAGGTATCTCTTTTTATCATAAAGGAGAGGCGTTGCATCTACAAACATTATTATCTTCTATTACAGATTATGCTCATTATCAAATACAAATTCCGTCTCATTCAAACTGGACAAAAGTAACATTACAATGGTCTGATTTTGACCAACCTTCATGGGGAAGATCTGTAACATGGAATCCATCTAAAATTACAGGTTTTAAATGGCAAAAAAATGGTAATACGGGTGATAATGGTACTATCTATATTGATGAAGTTAAAATTGAAGGATTAATTTTTGATACTCCTTTAACACCTTGTACATCTACAGGTGTAACTTCTTTAGCTATTTTACCTCAAGAACAGCGTGTAAAATTAAATAGTAATGTTCAATTAGAGGTTACGGGTTTAGATAATTGTGGTAATAGAATTGATATCACTCCTACTTGGTCTTTAAATGCTCCAAATGGATTGTTTTCAGCATCATCTTTAGGAACATTTGATGTGACTGCTAGCGTATTCAATGCTGCTACGAATGAAACTATAACTGCAACAGCAAGTATTTTTGTTGTATTAAACGAATTGCCACTTATAACACTTACTTCTCCATTAACGGGTTCTTTTGATACAAATGAAATATTGTTGTCAGCTGACGCTTTTGATACTGATGGAACAGTTACGAAAGTAGAATTTTATGCAAATGATATTTTAATAAGAACAGATCAATCAGCTCCTTATTCATTTGTGTGGAATGCAGAAAATGGAATTTATAATATTAAAGCTATTGTTTTTGATAATGAAAGTGGATCAACAGTATCCGATGAAGTAACAATCACGATTGATAAAGAAGAGGTTTCTTCTTGTCCATTTTGGAGCTCGGTTTCACAATATCGATTAGGAGATGTAGTTGAGTATAATGGCACAAATTATACAGTAATAAGTGATTGGCCTAATGTTGGAGAAAGTCCCAAATACAATATAGACAACAATTGGGGTTGGGCATGGCGAGAAGGGGGTTCTTGTGAGGGTGGTCCTGCTGCAGCACCTCAAATAATCTTATCTTCAAGTGTACAAGAAAAGACTTTATTAGAAGTGTACCCCAACCCAACTTCGGGTAAAGTAAGAATTGATATTCCTTCTGGAGATGGACAGTTGATTTTGTTTAATCTACAAGGTCAAGCTTTGTTTACTACAGAGGTTATAAATTCTTATCAAGAAGAAGTTGACCTAAGCAGATTTGGTAAAGGACTATTTGTGCTATATTTAGAGGTAAATGGCAAATCAGTTACTAAGAAAATTAGGGTTAAATAGGACCTTTATATAAAAAATAGCCCTGAAAAGAAATAATTTTCCTTTAGGGCTATTTTTATATTTTTAATACTGCTTTCACATCTTTTCTTTAGTGAAATTAGCAAAGTTATGTTCCTTATTTCTAATTCTTTGCCCAAGAACTTTCATAATACCCTGCATCAAACTTCTTCTATAGCCCATTAAAGCAAGAAAATCATCTTGTTCAATTCTTAGTAAAACGGAATCTTTTGTTGTTGTAGCAGATAAAGTTCTAGGTGATGAATCAAGAATACTAAGATCACCAAAAAGATCTCTATTCATAAGGTTACTGAATGTAAAATTACCATCATGTAATTTTACTTCTCCCTCATAAATAATATACATTTCTTTACTTTCCTCCCCCTTTCTAAAAATTGTAGAGTCTCTAGGGATACGTACTTCGTGCATTATACTTGCAATATCTACCAATACATGTTCCGGTGTTTCTCTAAATAGATTAGTTGATTTTAAAAGTATAACTTTTTCTAATTCTAATAGAGGTTTTGTTCCTTCGTTTAATATTCCCATGAGCCATTTTTTTCTATCCGGAGTAACTAATTCATCTAATACTTTTGAAACAGAGATATCTTGATAATCTTCTATTCGTTTTAAACTGATAAGGGCAGGTTCAATAAGTTTGATATTGTCCTTGTTTAATATTTGTCCTATATATTTTAATAAACTTGGAGACATTGAATCTCTCACGCTTATAAGTGCAGTAATTTTTGTCCAAGTATTAAAAAGTGGACGGTTATAAGAGAAAGGGCGAATGATTCCTAATGTGATACTAAGAGGATCTACAAGATTAGAAGAGTAGTAATCTCCTAGTTTCTGCATTTTTGCTTCAAGATCATAATACCCTAAAACAATAATTAATTTCTGATAGATGGAAGAAGGCATTGTTTTCCATAAATTCTTCTCTATTTCTGCATTTTGTAAAAGAGATTCTTGATCTGATATATCAAATTGTTTGTGTTCTGAATCTGTTTTTCTATACAGTTGTTCGCCTTTACCTACAATCAAAAATTCTTGAATTGTTCTTATGTTTTCTTCTATTAAAACGAGCTCTTCATTTAATGCTTTTGATAACATTGCTCTAAATGGTTTTTCATGCTTTAAAACATAAATAGCATTGCATAACCAGTAGTAATTAGAGAAAAATCTTTCTAAATGTTTATTCAGCAAATCAAAATCGCTTTTACATTTAGGACGGTATTTTAATCTCTTTAAAGCATTGTATGCTGCCATTCTCATAAAAGGCCAAGGGTAATCAACCAGAAGCCATAAGATTTCATAAGATTTTGGAGCATCTATTTTTCCTAACGCTTTACATAAAGTAATAAGATAAATATCCTCTCTCCTTTTATTTACAAAGAGTTCATTTTCTATAATATCTAAACAATCTTCTCCGTAGGCAATTAACGTTCTTAAGATGGTATCATTAAACTTACTTTCTTTTAGTAACGAGATTAAAAGAGGTAAGTGTGTTGGACTTTTTACAATTGCTGCAACTTCAATACTTCTTTCAATTAATAGATCGTCACTACTTAAAAGAGCATCAAAAATATAAGGTTCACTTTCTAAAGGAGAAACTTTAGCAAGTACTTCTAATGCAAATAATGCTGTATGTATATCTTCTGACTTAACCGATGCTTTAATATAATTTAGAGCAATGTTTCTTTGTTCTTCAGACTCAGATGATAATAAACCATATAAAGCCCCTTTTTTTATTTCATCTTCTTTATCATCAATCCAATCAATTACTTGATGTATAAAGGTTGGATCATACTTACATGTACTGACAATGGCTTTCTTTTTTACTTTAGGGTCATCATCATATAGAGCAATATTTTTTATTGTTTCAGCAACTTTTTCAGTTAAGTTATTCTGACTGAAATCAATTGAAAAATAACGAATAGCACTGTCAGGGTGGCGAAGCATATGTAAAATAATAGCTTCATTCTTTTTTGGATTTATGACAGTGTTTGCTTCAAGTGCATAGATAATATCCTCTGGTAATTTAGAGGTTAATTTTGATGCAAGTAATCTACTAACTTCTTTATCATGTGTAGCTATTTCATAGCTTTCCATATCTCTTAACAGAAACGCCCTTCGAATAATTACACGGTAATCTCTTGATACAATTTTGGCAGTTAACCACCATAATATTAATAGGCTTACTAGAATCCATAGTATAATTTGTCCTTCATCAAAAGGTCTATCAACATCAATAATCCATAATAAAACACCAGCGAAGAAAAGCCCGATAGAACTAAAAAAGCCTCTTAATATTCCAAAGGTAAAGCCCCTATGTTTACTTTGTATTGGTCTTAATAATGAAGGAGTAATTGTTGAAAATATTACATGCCTTGTGAAAATAAAAGCAATAGCAACTAAGGCTAAAAAGATAGGAACTTTTGAAGGACTAAATTTTATAAATAAGTAAGTACAGCTAACTATTATTAATAAAATGATTGGTGTAAACTGTAGAAGTTTTTTGATACCAATATCTTGAAGTTTTCTAGCATTAAGAAAAGGTTGTACTACAGAAACAATAGCATAAGATATGATTAATAATAACGCTAAAGCATAAATTCCTTTAGTAGGTGTGTAAAGCGTCATTCGTAGATCTATCATAAAGAAAAACTCTACAATAGCCCACACGCTGGCAATACAAAATGTTAGTAAACCTAATTTAAAAACGTAGGGGTTTGTAATTCCAAAAGCCCAGAAACTTTCTGGAGTGAATTTTCTAGAAGGTCTTGTTACAGTATCATGGTATTTTTCTAACCGTTTTTTAACTTTATCACTAGAAAGAACTTGCCATAAACCCCACCCGGCAATAACATAAATTGGAGCTATCCAAAATGACATTGCTTGTATACTTGCAAATTTAGAACCTACTAATACAATTAAGAAACCGGTAAGTTTAAATACAATTTTAAAAGATTTAGCTTTATCAAAAGCTTTCATCTCATTAGGGTTTGAGTAGATGTGTTCTACAATAGCCCAATAGGTACAGTCTTCAAAAAATATTAATGCTTTTACGCATACAATTAGACTAAGAATACCTAAATAATCAGGCTTACCAATACTTAAATAGCCAATTAATAGAGCAGTTAAAATTTTTAATAATGAGTAAGCAGCATTTAGGTGTTCTACTCTAAGTCTTCTTTCTAAGTAAGCAAATAGTCTGGCAATTAATAAAATACTAACTCCCGAAAACATAAATGCAAAAGGTAAATTATCTACTGCTCTTTCTTTAAATAATAAAGTGTAGGTTACAGAAAAGGCTATTGCAATTGCAGCACCTTCTGCAGCAAAGAATAAAGAAAGCCAATTAGAATTATCTTTATTTAGCAACTGAGATAGTTTACTAAAAATATTCTTTTTAGGAAGGTAGTAATAAATTCTGGATGCAATTATGTTCATTTTATATCTTCAAACCTCAACGAGGTAATTTAAATTCTTGCTTAGTTGGTAAGAAGGATGTCGCTTTTTCTAGTGTATATTTTTTCTTTAAACAGTCGAAAGCGATTTTGTTTTGTAGGATACGTCTAAAAATAAAATTCAACAAAAGGCTGAATCAAACATACTCTAAAGTAATAAAAAAAGCCGAAGTAATAACTAAATTACTTCGGCTTTTTGATCTATTGTAATAGAGAATTATTTGTTCATTGAGATCAAGAAATCTTCATTTGAACGAGTACCTCTCATATTGCTTTGTAAAAATTCCATTGCTTCTGCAGACTTCATGTCAGACATCATTCTACGCATAATCCAAACACGTTGTAATGTATCTTTATCCATTAATAAGTCTTCTCTACGAGTACCAGACATCGGGATATCAATAGCAGGGTAGATACGCTTGTTTGCAAGCTTTCTATCCAATTGAAGTTCCATGTTACCTGTTCCTTTAAATTCTTCGAAGATAACTTCGTCCATTTTAGAACCTGTATCAATTAATGCAGTAGAGATAATTGTTAAAGAACCTCCGTTTTCTACATTTCTTGCAGCACCAAAGAAACGTTTAGGTTTGTGTAAAGCATTTGCATCAACACCACCAGATAAAATTTTACCAGATGAAGGAGAAACAGTGTTATAAGCACGAGCTAAACGTGTAATTGAATCTAATAAGATAACAACATCATGAGAACATTCAACCATACGTTTTGCTTTCTCTAAAACTAGAGAAGAAACTTTAACGTGTTTGTCTGCTGTTTCATCAAATGTAGAAGCAATTACTTCTGCATTTACACTACGTTGCATATCTGTAACTTCTTCAGGACGTTCGTCTATTAGAAGTATAATCAAATAACATTCTGGATGGTTTTGTGCAATTGCATTAGCAACCTCTTTTAATAAAACTGTTTTACCAGTTTTAGGCTGAGCTACAATCATACCACGCTGACCTTTACCAATTGGGGCAAATAAGTCTAAAACACGTGTAGAATAAATTTGAGGTTTAGTTGATAAGTGTAACTGATCTTGAGGGAAAAGTGGTGTTAAGTATTCAAATGGAATACGATCACGAATTTCATCAGTTGTTTTACCATTAACTGTATCAACTCTTAGTAAAGCGAAATATTTTTCACCGTCTTTTGGAGGACGAATATTTCCTTTCACAGTATCACCAGTTTTCAAACCAAATAATTTGATTTGAGATGGAGATACATATATATCATCAGGACCTGCTAAGTAATTATAATCTGAAGATCTTAAGAAACCATATCCATCAGACATAATTTCTAAAACACCTTCACTACTAATTACACCATCAAAATCTTTTACTGAAATTTTAGGGGCAGGAGCTTTTGGAGGGTCTAATTCTTTTTGATGAATTGCACTTTCTCTTTCCTGCTCTAAAGTAGGAAGACCTTCAGTGTTATCATCGTCTAAGAACATATCGAAATCTGGTAAATCGTCTAACGGATCAGTACCTAAATCGATTTCTTCTAAAGACATTATATCATCGTGGGTAATTTGCTTAGGAGGTTGTTGTCCACCTTTTCCTTTACGTTTACCTTTTAGATCTTTGTTAGCTTGGTTACTTTGGTTTTTTGGACCGTTGTTTCCTTTCTTAACATTTTCTCTTTTTACTCGCTCACGTTGTTGTCCTTGTCCTTGCCCTGGTTGTGGCTTACGACGATTTAAACGTGTTCTATCTTGACGAGGAGAATCTTGATTTTTCTCGTTTTCAACTGAAGGTTTAGCTTCTGTTTTTTTAGGGGCTGTATCGTTAGAGGCAGTCGGTGTAACATCCTTTGCAGGTTGTTTTGTGGGGCTAGAAGTTTTTTCAGCTTTTGATGGAGAAGGGCTATTTTTTCCTTGAGTAGCATTTACATGCTTTTCAATTCTTTCAATTAGCTCTTTCTTACGAAGGTTACTGAAATTTTTCATGCTAAGACCCTCTGCGATATCTTTTAATTCAGATAGCAGTCTAGCCTCTAGTAGCTTTCTTGTATACATAAAAATAATGGTGACAGTTATTTTTTTCTGTCGCTATAATGAAATACTTTTTGAAGAACCTTGTATTAAGGCATTGTGAGATATGAAGCTATCTACTTATTTGTCACTTTACCGGAAGGAAATAGGTTTTATAGTGACTTTTAATTTTCACAAATCTAATGTACATCAATTAAAATCACAATCCAAATCTTTAGTTTCTTTTAATTTTCTATCAATTCTTTGATAATATCACCAAAGTAGTCTCCATATTCGGGTCCTACCCAGTTCATTTCTCTTACTTCGAAGCTATCTAAAGAGTCATAATAAGTGTCACAGGTTATATAGCCAACGTAATCACCATTAAAACTAGTAATCATAACATCTTTATTTCTTGTAGTAGCGATGGAGTCATATTTGTATTCTAAAGCAATTTCTCCTGAAAAATCAGAAGGCATACCGAACCAATCAATATTACCTAATTTAAAATAAGTGACATTCCCATGTAAACCACCAGAGGCTAACTTAAATACCCAATCTCTTACTTTAATATTTAAGGTTGCATCAATTCTTACTTGAGAAGGTCTAAAATCAATAGGTATTTTATAAATTGAAGCTGTAGTTATAAATTTCATTTCAGCATCATTCCAAACTTTTAAAGTAGAATCGGTTAAAGATTTTCCCATATCTTTAATATGCTCAAAAGAGCTTTCATTTTTTGGATTTGCAGGCCCATGACTAGCTACCATTCCTGCACAATAAGCTGCAAAATCTATAGCGTCTGATGCTTCCAAATTATCAACCCATTCTCCAGTATAATCTCTTGATAAAATCCAATAATCCATATCAATGCAAGTAGCATGTGCATTGAAGGTAACTATGGCTGCATTACTCCCATCAATTCTACTTAATTTAATTACTCTGACTGAGTTTTCTTTAGTACCATTGTCAACAATTCTATTAGTAACCCATTCTGGTGCTAGAGTTTTTACAAAGCCTACACTCCCCTTTATTTTATTATTGCTTGCTTCTTTTATAGCCGCAAGAGATGAATTTACAATTTTTTGAACTACTTCTTCAGAATACTCGCCGACAGATAAATTACCCATTAAACTAGGGTTAAACCCACCAATACCATTATGTGTATGAATGGCAGAATAAAGGATGTTATCAGATGATAAGCCAATTTTAGGTAATTCTTTAGAAAGTCTTTTTCGTACTTCAATAGGAAAAATCATCAAGTCTAATGTTAAAACGAAAGATTCATGTACTCCGTCATCAAATGCAAAGGCTCTAGCGTAAAGAGTATCTCTAACAGCTTTAACTGTTCTATAACCATATCCTGCCATAGGTAATTCTTTTTTGTCAGTAAGAATACTTTTAGCAGCCCATCCTATAAGGAGTGTGTCTTTAGATGGTATTTCACTATGAACTTCTTCTAAAGTCTTTTCAACATTAAGAAATGTATTTTTATACTCTTCTGTAGATTGAAGTGGAGTTCTATCAATTCTACCTAAAAGTAACAGAGCAAGTGCAATTATAACTGCTAATGAAATGTATATTTTCTTAATCAATGCTTTGAAGATTTATCCTAATAAAGTGCTAATTTACTAAGACTACTGCGAAATAGAAGTATTTATCTTCTATGTTTATTTTATATTAATAGAATACAACTATATTTGCAGCTATTAACAGAAGACAATTTTTGAAAACTCATTTTTTAATCATGAAAACTTTTATTATTAAAGCTGTTACTCTTTTGAGTATGGTTGCTCTTGTGCAGGGATGTTACCCTGGAGGAGCTGAATATACTAGTGATTTAGATATTGCTATCTCACAGTATGAATCTGCAGAAAAACTACGTTCGTATAAAACGTACTACTTATCTGAGACAATGGATATCAGAGGATCTAAAAATGCTGATACTCTAACATCTGCTCAACAAGATGAAATTATAGCTAACACAGACGCTTTATTGAAATCTACTCTAAATCTTTCTGAGATAACAAACCCAACTGCTGAAGGTGATGCAGATATTGTTGTTCAGTTAACACAAATTGCTATCCAGCAAACAGGTGTGGCTTGGACGCCAGGTTACCCAGGTTATCCAGGATGGGGTTACCCAGGTTGGGGCTATCCAGGATGGGGATACCCAGGTTACCCAGGTGGAGGTTATTACCCTTGGGGTGGTTACTCATATTACCAATATAGTAATGGTAGTGTAATTGTAGACTTTATTGATGTTGCAGAAACAAAGAAACTAAATGAAGGAACTGTACAAGGTGATACAGTAGTACTTTATTTAGGTTGGGTTGGCGGATTGAACGGTGTTTTATCTCGTTCAAATAACGTTAGTATTGTAAATGATGGTATTGAAACATTATTTAACCAATACAATACTGCAAAAGCTGGAACTGACAATTAAGAACATCCTTTCAAACAGAACTCAATCATGAAAAAATATATTTTATCTGTAGTTTTTGCTCTATTTGCATTAGGAGCAACAGCACAAGAATCGAATTTTATTATTACTTATCAAATGTCTCAGCCGTTAGGCGAAACTAATGATTATATTAGTGCATTTAGCGGAAGAGGTTTTGGTATGGAATGGAGACAGCATTTAGCAACGGCTCCGTTATCTTTTGGTCTATCTGTAGATTGGAATGTTTTATATGAAAAAACATCTGATCAATACAATAGTAATGGTGTAATTGCTGATGGTAAGCAATACCGTTACATGAATATTGTTCCTATTTTAGCTCATGCTAATTACTATTTTAACAAAGATGGTATCACAAACCCTTACATTGGTGTAGGTGTAGGTACATACTATATTAACCAAAGAACAGAATTTGGACAATGGGCAATAGTAGAAGATAACTGGCATTTTGGTTTTGCTCCAGAAATTGGTGTAATAGCAGATGTTAACCCTTCTATTGATATGATTTTTAGTGTTCGTTATAACTACGCATTAAAAGCAGGAGATTCTGTAGATCATTCGTATTTAGGAATTAACGTTGGTTTTGTCTACTAAACTTTACTACGTAATAAATATAACTTCATAATAATGAAAAAAATCTTTTTTGTACTTTCTCTTTTAATAGGGATGTCAATTGTTTCAAACGCTCAATCAATTGATGCAGAAACAATCAAAACTGTAATTAAAACAGAAAAAAGAATCTTCTTTACAGAAAACATGCAGTTGACTTTAGAAGAGGCTCCTATTTTCTGGGAACTATATGATAAATTTGAATTAGATAATTCTGAATTATCAAGAGAGAAAACAAAGTTATTTGAATCATTGATTGGTGGAACAGATGGTTTCAGTGATGAAGAAGCTTCTACAATGGTGTCGGGTCTTGTAGCTTTACAAGCAAAAGATGTTAAGTTGAAGAAGAAACATTTAAAGATGATGTCTAAAGAACTGTCTCCAAAAACAGTTGCAAGATTTTTTCAATTAAATGAATTGATTAATAGTTTCTTAAAAACACAAATATTAAGCGAAATGCCTATCGTTCAAAAATAGGTTAGCTTAATTAATATAAACCTCTGTATCTTTAAGTAGATACAGAGGTTTTTTTATATACAAAAAATGAAAATTACGAAAGAATTTATCATCAAAGAGTTAAAGTCTTGGGGGATATTTGTAGCAATAATAGGTGCACTTTATTTTACAGGTTTATTAACTGATGTAGCAGGAACTGTGCAACGCTTTGTAGTAGCTACAGGTATTGTAAATGCAGATACAGATCAAGGAGTGTCAGGTAAAGCCGATTATAATTGGGTATTGAAAGAATTTGAAACAGGTAAACAAGTGAAATTATCTGATTTTAAAGGAAAAATGATCTTTCTAAATGTATGGGCGTCTTGGTGCCCTCCATGTATTGCAGAAATGCCTAGTATTCAATCGCTCTACAATCAATTAAAAAATAAAGAAGATGTAGTTTTTATTTTACTGAATGTAGATGAAGATAAAACAAAGGCAAGTAAATTTTTAAAACGAAAAGAATATACCTTTCCTATCTATCAAAAAGTAACTTCTACACCGTCAATTTTCTATAGTAATTCTATACCATCAACCTATGTAATAAATAAAGATGGAGAGGTAATTTATAACCATCAAGGGCTAGCAAACTATGATTCTGAGAGCTTTATAAATATGCTAACATCTGACTGACTTATATTTAGTATTTAATATTATTGATAAAACTTCTTACTAGAATCGTATGACTTTAGTAAGTTTTGTCTATATTTGCAAGTTGCATATAATATATATTTTTTCATGTACTTGAAAAAGTATAAATATATAGCACAAAAATACATTTTGGCGGCCCTGTTTTATCAACTATTATAGATAGTAATTGATTGATATACAGATAGTTTTGAAACTTAAAAAAGAGTACCACCTTGGCAACATTCAAGAACGGTAGAAAGAATTTTGCATCAGCAAAAAGAGTATTGGGTTACCCAGACTTCTTAGATGTACAATTTAAGTCTTTCCACAATTTCTTTCAAATCGACACTCCACCTGAATTCCGTGAAGACGAAGGTCTTTATAAGGTATTCATGGAGAACTTCCCTATTACAGATTCTCGTGAGAACTTTAATTTGGAATTTATTGATTATACAATTGACCCTCCTAAATACACTGTAGATGAGTGTGTAGAGAGAGGCTTGACTTTTAGTGTACCTTTAAAAGCAAAATTAAAGCTTTCTTGTAGCGACGAAGATAATGAAGACTTTGAAACCATCGAACAAGATGTGTTCTTAGGAAACATTCCTTATATGACTACTCGTGGTTCGTTTGTAGTAAATGGTGCAGAACGTGTTATTGTATCTCAATTACACAGATCGCCAGGTGTTTTCTTTGCACAATCAAAGCACACGAACGGTACTAAACTTTACTCTGCAAGAGTAATTCCTTTTAAAGGATCATGGATCGAATTTGCAACTGACGTTAATAACGTAATGTATGCATATATCGACCGTAAGAAAA
This region includes:
- a CDS encoding M6 family metalloprotease domain-containing protein; the encoded protein is MRVFIKKLFSLLLFLVVGMHLLLAAPRNGEVQEFEQPDGSVVQVKLFGDDFYLRAESLDGYTLIRDEETEWICYAQLSVSKNELISTGIHYTGEPYGVSISSFRISFQLEKHLDLDRSRIEVQRIQNQDALKENTHLDHQNIYKSSAANGSEQHATPTNHVIGNYKGICILVDFSDAPAVWDKSTIEQMMNGDNFQVNGNYSSVKKYFEDVSGGLVEYENVVFGYFRAPKSFATYDNMGYASGAREILEFVLSKVDEQGFDFSSLSIQNGKIQAINLMYTGRPKAWAKGMWHHKGTYTGFSADGVSSKDYNTSPVNTDLSIGTIIHENGHMLCKWPDLYKYSSSTGTSGIGNFCIMAGYGSTKNPIPPNPYFRWLAGWTAVTNISNYNGTINETANDNTIYKYDHPTKSTEFFMIEAVQKNGHSTYLPDEGLTIWHIDRTGNNQTWNHEVWLEHANNTRDTHSGACWHDGGNERFNDTTLPNSNWLDGSSSELEISEVSRAANIMTFNAVGNGAECTNHEVVDITVSPQITTLFRNQTVQLLAIPLNECGGMENVDITWSENAPSGLFTAIEFGVYTITANVNNVSTSVTINVVEDPNNCSDSSIIDLVLTPSTKTIFIGEQLTLEAIGFNKCGGETTLSPIWSLNAPNGVFDATEQGVYEITVSVGQLITNAIVTVLPENATLISNSEQGNISFMNTEWYAHDDGINGRSTVTPSNPFEMVNGGANGSDYSAKIKYNLNQGSLSYNPFVAFGFDMKPDGTDYNLTGSSGISFYHKGEALHLQTLLSSITDYAHYQIQIPSHSNWTKVTLQWSDFDQPSWGRSVTWNPSKITGFKWQKNGNTGDNGTIYIDEVKIEGLIFDTPLTPCTSTGVTSLAILPQEQRVKLNSNVQLEVTGLDNCGNRIDITPTWSLNAPNGLFSASSLGTFDVTASVFNAATNETITATASIFVVLNELPLITLTSPLTGSFDTNEILLSADAFDTDGTVTKVEFYANDILIRTDQSAPYSFVWNAENGIYNIKAIVFDNESGSTVSDEVTITIDKEEVSSCPFWSSVSQYRLGDVVEYNGTNYTVISDWPNVGESPKYNIDNNWGWAWREGGSCEGGPAAAPQIILSSSVQEKTLLEVYPNPTSGKVRIDIPSGDGQLILFNLQGQALFTTEVINSYQEEVDLSRFGKGLFVLYLEVNGKSVTKKIRVK
- a CDS encoding cyclic nucleotide-binding domain-containing protein, which gives rise to MNIIASRIYYYLPKKNIFSKLSQLLNKDNSNWLSLFFAAEGAAIAIAFSVTYTLLFKERAVDNLPFAFMFSGVSILLIARLFAYLERRLRVEHLNAAYSLLKILTALLIGYLSIGKPDYLGILSLIVCVKALIFFEDCTYWAIVEHIYSNPNEMKAFDKAKSFKIVFKLTGFLIVLVGSKFASIQAMSFWIAPIYVIAGWGLWQVLSSDKVKKRLEKYHDTVTRPSRKFTPESFWAFGITNPYVFKLGLLTFCIASVWAIVEFFFMIDLRMTLYTPTKGIYALALLLIISYAIVSVVQPFLNARKLQDIGIKKLLQFTPIILLIIVSCTYLFIKFSPSKVPIFLALVAIAFIFTRHVIFSTITPSLLRPIQSKHRGFTFGILRGFFSSIGLFFAGVLLWIIDVDRPFDEGQIILWILVSLLILWWLTAKIVSRDYRVIIRRAFLLRDMESYEIATHDKEVSRLLASKLTSKLPEDIIYALEANTVINPKKNEAIILHMLRHPDSAIRYFSIDFSQNNLTEKVAETIKNIALYDDDPKVKKKAIVSTCKYDPTFIHQVIDWIDDKEDEIKKGALYGLLSSESEEQRNIALNYIKASVKSEDIHTALFALEVLAKVSPLESEPYIFDALLSSDDLLIERSIEVAAIVKSPTHLPLLISLLKESKFNDTILRTLIAYGEDCLDIIENELFVNKRREDIYLITLCKALGKIDAPKSYEILWLLVDYPWPFMRMAAYNALKRLKYRPKCKSDFDLLNKHLERFFSNYYWLCNAIYVLKHEKPFRAMLSKALNEELVLIEENIRTIQEFLIVGKGEQLYRKTDSEHKQFDISDQESLLQNAEIEKNLWKTMPSSIYQKLIIVLGYYDLEAKMQKLGDYYSSNLVDPLSITLGIIRPFSYNRPLFNTWTKITALISVRDSMSPSLLKYIGQILNKDNIKLIEPALISLKRIEDYQDISVSKVLDELVTPDRKKWLMGILNEGTKPLLELEKVILLKSTNLFRETPEHVLVDIASIMHEVRIPRDSTIFRKGEESKEMYIIYEGEVKLHDGNFTFSNLMNRDLFGDLSILDSSPRTLSATTTKDSVLLRIEQDDFLALMGYRRSLMQGIMKVLGQRIRNKEHNFANFTKEKM